The genomic interval TGgtaaaacttctttttttttctttatttttttctggaaGACTGCTCGGAGCTCTatcttaatttttccatttcacgtTCGGCGATTCGAATTGCTTCGGAATGAATCGGTTCTAAGATTACTTGAGAACTTTAATTTACCGCGAATTGTTGGTCGTTTGTTATATATTCTGTTTTGCAGATAAAACTCGGATGTCAATCCCTGCGGGACTTTCTTTGTAACCTATATTTCGATTATAGCTGATTTTTtgggtagagagaaaaaaatttctagaaatCGAACAAATCCTGCAGGCGTAAATCAGAGGCAAGAAAACAACATAAACGGGGAGCTCGAGGATCAGGTGTACGCACCTTAAGGCTCAGAGgataaaatcaagaaaaaatagaactgTGGGGCACTTATTGCACAACTCGATGCCTAAGGACAAACCGCTCATTTTTAACCCACTTAGGTTCCGTGGGTCTTTGTGTGGCGAAATACTGGAATATACCGAGTGGATATACCGATATATTTATCGGACTCTGCGCTTCAAGATTATCGTTGGCTTATTATACTTACTCACAGTCAAATACTCCGCTTAACTATCATTGATTAGCGAACATCAGGGCCAGCTGTAAAAGCGTAGGGAACACGAGGCGGATTgtatgtttcattttattgtactAGAAATAAATTCTTCGGACAGATACGGGAAAAAATACCGCGCCCTTTCTCTCGACCGAACTCGTCCTcccaaataatttattactcaCACTGTGCGGTCTGAAACACGCGCTTCATACTCCCGAGTTCACAGAACCCGGGATATTATCGTAATTGATTTTCCATGCATCGCGATCCCGACGAGTACGTTCGCTTGAAAATTCCTGCCCCCGGGAACAAAGGAGTTTTTTGGggatttgtaaaaattcacgatacTGAAAATCGTGGGTACGTTAAGTACGGATACCTCGTGTACGCAGATGGCTTTCCGGGTTGTGTAATCTATGTAGATCCTAAATCGGAGATTGTTATAATGTGGCACCGTAACGATGGATTATGCAAACTAAACCTGATCCCGATTATGGCTGATAAACGTGTGAACGATCACGTAATGCGTGAAATTGGATCACAAGTATATTGTACGCATTGTTATGTAGCTTAAATTTTGCtccaataattttcattccattaaATACAAGAATTTAAAAGGCGATCCCTGGATTTAGACCCCACTCGTGAATCGGTAGGCCCGCGTAAAactagatgaaataaaaaagattctAGACAGATGTTGAAATCAATTATGATTTCTGAATTCACGTCTTATCGTGTCAACAGCGCGCGCAGATGAATTACGATTTCCAATCGATAACGATCTATCGCCTTTCGATTTCTTAACTGGAACCGTGCAATTTGAAGCTAAATCGGTATGTACGATTCTCCAAATGTATTATTCACGTTGAATGATAACGAAAGTGAATCATAATTCGCCGTCGTTATGCGCGCCCACGGGGTTGACTCCGCCACGACGGTTTTTTACCCGTGAAAAAACCTATTCGACTAAACGATTTCCGATCGACGGTACGCCGCTAACTAATTGGCTAGAGTTATTGGAATTTGAGCAGATTAAATGACGACGACAAAATCACCGTATCTGAGACAAAATTATAGATAGAAACTAACGGTGTTTCGGTGAAAGTCATCCGACCAGACCACACAAGCGGGCGATCACGTGGAGAATTTTCGCTGCCAGTTTTACGTATGAAATCTAAACGAAATCtcgtattttcgaaaactaTTCACAAAATGATCGAGGAAAGACATATTTGAATCGTTTGGTAATGTACCCATTATAGCAGtcgtaggggagaccggggcaagttggagacgttaagcttcaagtgcggttttttaatcgattgtaagcgaatttcaaaatctgttggtatttttcaaaagtatgagatgttagctattaaaaaaaaaattgacattgaattcggtcattcacaaactacgtaatttccatttttccgaaattctgcaaattcgtcaacttgccccgaccacggggcaagttgacgaatattagattttggtttaatgggcctaaaaaaatacttttttcgtcaaaatatacttcagtttattcaaatccataaaagatatgaaaatacaaatacgcatagtttatgtagtttagcttagatatacatatactgataattaacactggtcgcaaacgaactgagctgctccttcgacattagaacatgccaacattgaatcgtgaataaatttattcatttattcatttatcaatttattcaatgagctgcacaatcgtatgtagcctaaatatcgattaactaaacaacatgcaaagatctcgataaggacgatccgtcaacttgcccccaccatcttgccccatttgccactatttgcaaaaaaagaaccccacaaaaagtacattggtgaaaattcggagattctatcatctctaggatctatatgcgtatagaaataaagtattaattcacaagtccgatcttgcttatctgtagttgtgtacaactattttcttgagctccagatattacttcgcacacgtctgaaaccacaatgcctccgtaaaaaagccggatgaccttgccacgctagctatatcgcaaatattactgcgtagaagagtgtttaacactttttgataacttacccggcgctatctgtcaaaatattctaaaaacaatcaattcgtcatcttgccccagcctccaacttgccccggtttCCCCTACATTGAATTAACACGTGTATGAAATGTGTAATAAGTGTGTCGTAGTTGAATCGATAAGAAAGCGAaagtagggggaaaaaattgcgttTTAAAACATGATATTAGTAGGTAGTTTTATCGTTTAACACATCACTCTTCctttcattcttattttttccgccACTTGACTGAGTTTAATTCCAGGGATCAAAGAACCTTTGATAAAGCGTGTTTCCTTCATCGGGTAACGACCACTGCATCTACTGAAAATATCTTtgatcgtttcaattttaccCTCATAATTACTGACGCTGAAAAGACCAAGCAAaaagtgattgaaaatttcaatagcTCCTCTCGTGTCATGCGGGAGGTGGTCTCCCATTCTCCGCTAAGGAACACGACAGTTTGCTTTTTAAATTGAATACGACGTACGACGATCTATCGAATAAACTTCCCTTGTGAGCGCAACAGAAATACAAGTAGTAAAGCTATCGACTGTTCCGCGCAATCGGTGGCACGAATCGCCCCCTTTTTCATTGTATTGCGATATAACACCTAACAAAGGATCAGCCAAATTCCACGATATGAATTGCGTGTCTGTTTGCTCGCCGTATAGTAGAGAAAGACGGAAGTCAAACACTGACATTGACAGTTTTTTAGCGGTGGGCTTTTAATTTTGCCTGCTGGAGAAGTGCGAAAAACGCTTTGTGAACCGGattatgaaattatattttgaaattattgatcctctgttgggaaaaaattgtccaCTTGacctggaaaaaattcaaaggacaTAGTCATGACCGACGGTGAATGAAATCAAAGTAATCTGATGATAAAACTCTTTGCATAATTTGAACTTTCTAAAATTAGTCTAATGCTCGTAGGGGACACCTAATCTATGAGCAGAGTCATCGCAATCCGAGTCAACGAAAAAAGACCATTTCCTTAATATCCAATGAGCTATGTATGCTCCGGGACTATCTTGATATTAATTCAGCTAGCCCAGTGTCGCGTGTGAAAGTATAATCTTTATTACTATCTAAGACGACCACTTTCACATTGATCGATTAGCATCTCCTCAAAATGTCGTGTGTGTTGTTTCTGTGTataaattttgacgaaataGGTGGTAAACGTAGAGCAGAGAATTTTCTCTAAGCGTCTTTGGAAACCCATATCAATTCTATgacgttatatttttcatggATTTTCTGCTTGTTCTCTACGTTAACATAACGGTTCCAGTATCACTTCCCGCGCGATAAATGACTCAACCTCGACAACTCATCTTTCGtgcggagaatgaaaaagaaattcaatctcCATTCGTGCAGTGTAGTTGCTGTTGTTATTCTTCTTAAAATTACCCATTGCGTTCAAGTAAAATCTCAGCAATGATCGGCAATTTCATTCGCCCACGGGCACTTCGAGAGTTCACATTTTGGTATCTGACCTTCATAGTAGCGGTACACCGTGATCTTGGGAAGTGCAATGGAGAGTCTTATTTTGGCATACAACTGCAGCGTGTCAAGGTCAAGAATAATTACGTCGTAGCTATTTCAAGAGTTTAACATCTGATcccgaaaaaaaggaaagaaaaagcaaaataataagCCACTGCGACGTAGCGACGTGAAAGAAATCTTATTATTCGATATAAGCGCATTAGGAATGACAAGGGTTTTTATCAaataggtatattttattcaggTATCGAGTTACCAGAATAATCGAagattataatttattatttacatttCTAAATCTACGTTGACATAGAAACTAAAAACTTGGAGGTCTATTTCGGCCTAATTGCAGTCCTTGGTAAAcatttgtacgtatgtaactcTAGCGGCCACTGGAACGAAGATTCGTCTCCAGGAACCCCCAACTTCGAACATTTTCGATAAGGTTGGTCTTCGTACTTTCACCGTCGGAGGCGAAGGCGAGTCATATTTCATTAACTTCCCTCTTCCCGTAGTTTCAAGAATAGAGGAAGAACTCGTGTGAATCTGGCCTCGTTGAAGGTGATCTTGACGACCtcaaaaacaaaggaaaaaaccCTTCGACTCGATCCTCCGTTTAAAAATTACCGCAAGTACTTTTTGCATTCTTCAAAATTGCTCCACCGAACACCTTCACGGGTGTTCGCGTCCACGATATCAGCATCTGAGACCCCCCAATGAAAGGACTACCTCTTCCGATCTCACAATGACCATAAGTCAAGTAGATCAACCTCAAACCCAAACCTTCATCGCGATCCTTTTGCCTGGCTTCTTCAACCCTCGGCGTCATTCTTCGCCCTAAACTTACGCCGCTCAAGTTACCCCAAAGATCTCTCCTTCTGATCCTGTGGTTGATTTTAAGAGCTATGGAGGGGCGTCCGTTCCCGTTTCTACTCGGGAAATCCTCGCCAAATATACGTCGGTCTCCCAGGTACTCGTTTAAAGTAGAATCGAAGGTCGCCTCCTGTTTTTCATTGACGATTCTTTTCGGgaagaaattttctatcgGATTTTCACCGCGCGTTAAATCGGATTGCAAAGGATAATTTTCGTCGCTTCTTCGTATTTCGTAGGGTGATGCGGACGGCTGCGATCCGACCCCGATCCCTCCTAGATCGGTAAGACGACTCGTGGGTCCCGTGGGAATCCGTGAATCGTACGATAACAGCGGGCTAAATTTTCCCCGAGCGTAATAACCCTTTGAACTATGAAACGCTGACGCCAAAACAAGGTTGAAACCCAACACCGCACCCTCTATACCCTCTTCCAAGCCCTTGTCAAAATCCGTATATTCCTGGCCCACAACGATATCGCCGCCGCTAGGTATCACGTGACCGATTAACTGGAAGGATTTCAGAAGATTAAactctcaattttctttcacagcTTTTTAAAAGCAATTCCAAGAGTTACTGAGCGAGTTACTTTCGAATAGCTACACCCAGGCCATCTAATGTAAGATCTTTGAAACTGTATTAAAGTTGGAGGTTGTTGATAAAGTTTGCTATTTTATCACCTCTTACTTATCGTTGGTAATTTATATACGGGATGTCTGTGAAAAGTCAAGCTATCACCGGGTAATTGAGAAATCAACAGACCTGTGCCGCATACCCTTCGACTTCCTTCCGTCCATCGATCCAAAGTGCGTAACGACCAAATTCATTCTCCCAACTCTGACAGATGTGGTACCAACGATCCTCTTCCAGATGGGTCGGGTGCGCCATTATCTCAGATTTTCCGATTTCAAGGTGCACGCTCCTTCCAAAAGGTGATATCCACGATCTGACCAGACGTTCCTCTTCATTCTCTACAATCATTCCAATCAATGATTAGCAAAAATCGGTATAATACGTGCGATCGACATTGATCGGACAAGAAAGATACCACCTCGTACGTCTGGAGGTGTGTCTCGACCTCGCCGTTCAAGTTCAATTGGCTCGGCgcttcgaaaaaacgaaacaggcATTCCGTTCTTGCGCGTAACTACATGATTTGGTGATCGATCTTGACCAAGGTCTGTCTCTCTTTCAACGATCATTTACGGTTCAAACCGGACCCAGAAGGGTCATGGGACCCTATTTGTTAAAACCGCTCCATTCCTCTTTCGGAGTCATGACGCATGATTTTGGGGTAGAACTGACCTcgtcctttaattttttttttttttttgttcctttctaATACCAGGCAAAATTCGTTTCCTGCATCTAATTTTTAAAACGCTGAACGAGGTAGCCTCTTGCCACTCAGGCATGAAATATACGTAATCGTTGCAATTTTTTAGACCGAAATTCGAAGTTCTGTAGgcctttgaaaaatcgatcatcctgaaaatttatacttACTGGAGTATGAGAGTATCGAGTGGGAGTACGTCAGGTTCGTGGACTTGACCCAGAGGCAGAAGGTGAACTCTTCAATTTCTGGAACTGGAAGTTCCCATCGTAAAAACTGGAATCATAAAATTATGGCAATTCTGAATCGATCGATGACtgcgattcatttttttaactctTGCATAAATTTAGAGTTTACAATTCGATGGTATACTTATGAATGTTTCTTGTTTAGCTCAACTGACGTGATCTCGGTTTAGTAAAATTGctttctataaaataaataagtgaaatatgacgatcatatacctatacacaacCCGTGGTACATTCATAATTCGTATAAAATTATAGAttgcataataatttttacttgAACCAGATAAAAAAGGTAACGGCAGGCGTAACACATAACACGCGTTATGCGttattatttcacaatttcattCTACAGCCACTTTTCATACTATACTTGAACCACATCCTCAGATGATAATCTGCCTATACAATTACAGGACCTGCAAGTTTTACAAAGTATCTCATTCGAGAATCGCGTGCacgtgaatttgaattttaaaatagGCGAGCACATGACATATCCCGTGACATATATACTATCCGCGGTAAAAATAAGGTACGTCGTTTACCGAAGATCCTAGACCGAGAAACCTTAGCGAATTTCAAACAGTCCTCCAAATTTACTCACTTGTATATAGCCCCTCTGAGTAAACAGCACCTTATGCATCGGCGTTTCGTTGATCCTTCGAGACGTCCTAATTCCCCCACCAATATCGTTGTATTGCCCTAAGGCCGATTGCGGACCAAAAGCTGTCTGCATCCACAACAGCACAAAAAGTCCAGAGGAGAACTCAAACTTTCTCATTTCTAcgacgtttctttttatttttttgtttttatttttttttttttctttcaattcacgTTCCTTGTCATTCAACGATATCGTTGAATTCTAGTCCACGTGCGCCTCGAACGAATGTTCCAAACCTCGTTCACGTGCAATGAGATGATTCTGATCGATCGTAATTTTTATGCTCCAAACTCAAATTGCTGATGTTGAGTAAATATTGGATTccgattgaaaatcgaatggCTCGATAAATCACCGTACAGCTTATGGTTGTCAAGGCGATTAAACGATTCCTTGAATCCCAGAGAGATATTTCTGGAAAGCTGGAGTCGGTATCTCAAACGAACGGTATGTCGCGTTGATGTTTCACTTCCGCCTTGTTTTGTGTTATTTGTAACCAGATCCAGCGACCCTTGACGACGTGTCGTCCATAGATATTATGCATTCGCACGTTGAatcatacgtatgtaacgtacgtttAGTATACGCGTACGAGTTTTACTTGGAAAACGATTTACACGAACATCTTACGACACAGCACGATCAACTTCGAGCGCCTGATCGTTTATCTTCAGGTTTGTATTACTAGGTAAGATTTCACCTAAGACTTTAGTTAGGCTGGTTCGCTCCTTTTCCAAAGGTTGTTATATCAGGAGAATTGGATACCGTGTGCTGAACTTCACGTAGCACTTCCAACTTCCGATCGATTCCTGCCGGCGATCACCTGTCAAAATACAGGAATTTCATGTAGGTGGAATTTTCAATCACTCGTGCAATAATACGTCTCGATACACTTATCTGATTAAAATATCGAAAGTCAAATTACGCAAGCATCAATGAGAGGCGATAATCATTCTTTACGAGTAAGACGTCtgtcttcaatttttaataaccCCCCCCTCgagttattttctcttttcgataATCGACATTCGTGTACAGGTAGTTTTGTTTTCGCGAGTCTCGAATTGAAAGGTACAAGACTCGTTGTGTCGTTCTCAAAAGTTCtagaattttctctttctcaaaaaaaaaaaaaataaaataaaagaaaatgagagaaaaattacatCGAACTTCGTGGGATCGATGGACCTAATTACCTGGGCCGGATATTACAATACAGTCTGGGAGTTTTCGAGAACCGGCGATCGAGATTCCGAGGATATGAGATAAGTGAGGTGAAATTAATCGGGAGCGAGTCATATTTTACGTGTTTGATTATTTCGGAGATTGATTTTCATGTCGCAACTACGCGCTTATACGAAGGCAGATATTCGTAACCGTGCGTAAAAGTAAGCGTAAAATAATTCTCCCGCTCGATAAATATTATAGCTGTAGTATAATTTACACAATATATATTTCGCCATTACTCAAACTCTCGTTAGAATAGATTTGGGTCCCTGTCTAAATTTATTTCCGGcatgactgacaatgagaaaatcGAGTGAATATATATTGTCTATGTAATGGGTTTACCAACTTTAGCGACGAAGAACGtctaaatttcaattttatgaacAAACCATTCcgcaggtatattataccatCTGACCCGAAATAATGTAACCAAGGAAATCCGAATCACTTGCGCAATCATCTTTCGAATAACAAGCGTATTTCGTTATT from Athalia rosae chromosome 1, iyAthRosa1.1, whole genome shotgun sequence carries:
- the LOC105689015 gene encoding uncharacterized protein LOC105689015 produces the protein MRKFEFSSGLFVLLWMQTAFGPQSALGQYNDIGGGIRTSRRINETPMHKVLFTQRGYIQFLRWELPVPEIEEFTFCLWVKSTNLTYSHSILSYSKNEEERLVRSWISPFGRSVHLEIGKSEIMAHPTHLEEDRWYHICQSWENEFGRYALWIDGRKEVEGYAAQLIGHVIPSGGDIVVGQEYTDFDKGLEEGIEGAVLGFNLVLASAFHSSKGYYARGKFSPLLSYDSRIPTGPTSRLTDLGGIGVGSQPSASPYEIRRSDENYPLQSDLTRGENPIENFFPKRIVNEKQEATFDSTLNEYLGDRRIFGEDFPSRNGNGRPSIALKINHRIRRRDLWGNLSGVSLGRRMTPRVEEARQKDRDEGLGLRLIYLTYGHCEIGRGSPFIGGSQMLISWTRTPVKVFGGAILKNAKSTCGNF